Proteins encoded within one genomic window of Oryza brachyantha chromosome 7, ObraRS2, whole genome shotgun sequence:
- the LOC102711167 gene encoding stomatal closure-related actin-binding protein 1 — translation MTRASTIDFGRKTQNDVLWSGPLRPANFIRNKFPTYKKSLNGIVVKLADDPVIPSLKEIVAKETEDLLDRRQRLSVRELAMKFEKGLNTATLLSNEVKWRQVALLERDILLKNLKNVLESLRSRVAGKHKDEIEESFSMVDVLAVQLSKREDELLQQKTEVAKIATSLKLASEDARRIVEEERSNARIEIDNARAAVQKVEQLVKEQEIDPQINEKQDEDELKEKAQEARRVKMLHCPSKAMDIENEIEVLREQLAEKSSNCVHLLKELHLHQRYKENDMSSYELEGLESLGSMLHLVAQSDGFVDLSKSRIQWFRVQPEGNKKEIISGAIKQAYAPDPHDVGWYLQAEINHCGQILVVKTAGPIDPAAGLVDCVETLLRNPETEYNVVVLQVNGIKQPTDSIHVLTIGKLRMWLAKGKTVIAKEFYSSSMQLCGMRGSGDAAPQAMYWQPRRDLSLVLGFETARERNCAIILARRFAIDCNIVLAGPGDKTRC, via the exons ATGACTCGGGCATCCACAATTGATTTTGGACGGAAGACACAGAATGATGTCCTCTGGTCAGGGCCATTGCGCCCTGCAAACTTCATCAGAAATAAATTCCCTACATACAAGAAGAGTTTGAATGGGATAGTTGTCAAATTGGCCGATGATCCAGTAATTCCATCTCTTAAAGAGATTGTTGCCAAGGAAACAGAGGACCTTCTTGATCGGCGTCAGCGCCTTTCAGTACGTGAGCTCGCGATGAAATTTGAGAAGGGTCTTAACACTGCCACGTTGTTGTCTAATGAG gtTAAATGGAGACAAGTGGCTTTATTGGAGCGAGACATCcttctgaaaaatctaaaaaatgtattGGAATCACTGAGAAGTCGAGTTGCAGGGAAACACAAGGATGAAATTGAGGAGTCCTTTTCCATG GTGGATGTTTTAGCAGTTCAGCTGTccaaaagagaagatgagtTGCTACAGCAAAAGACAGAGGTCGCCAAAATTGCAACCTCATTGAAACTG GCTTCGGAAGATGCCAGGAGAATTGTTGAAGAAGAAAGATCTAATGCTCGCATAGAGATAGATAACGCTAGAGCTGCTGTACAAAAAGTTGAACAATTAGTTAAAGAGCAAGAAATTGATCCTCAAATAAATGAGAAACAG GATGAGGATGAACTCAAGGAAAAGGCCCAAGAAGCACGAAGAGTGAAGATGCTGCATTGTCCCAGCAAG gcaATGGACATCGAAAATGAGATTGAAGTTCTTCGTGAACAATTAGCCGAGAAGTCCTCAAATTGTGTTCATCTTTTGAAAGAG TTACACCTGCATCAAAGATACAAGGAAAACGACATGTCCTCATATGAGCTGGAGGGTCTTGAAAGTTTAGGCTCAATGTTGCACTTAGTTGCCCAAAGTGATGGATTTGTTGATTTATCAAAAAGTAGGATTCAGTGGTTTCGTGTGCAGCCTGAAGgaaacaagaaagaaatcaTTTCAG GTGCCATAAAGCAAGCATATGCTCCAGATCCTCATGATGTTGGGTGGTATTTGCAAGCTGAGATAAACCATTGTGGTCAAATTTTGGTCGTAAAGACTGCTGGCCCTATAGATCCTG CTGCAGGATTGGTCGATTGCGTAGAGACTCTTCTAAGGAATCCTGAAACTGAATATAAT GTTGTTGTGCTTCAAGTGAATGGAATCAAACAGCCTACCGATTCCATTCATGTCCTCACCATCGGGAAACTGCGTATGTGGCTCGCTAAAGGAAAGACGGTTATCGCAAAGGAGTTCTACTCCTCATCGATGCAG CTATGTGGTATGAGAGGCAGCGGAGACGCCGCACCTCAGGCGATGTATTGGCAACCGAGGAGAGACCTGAGCCTGGTTCTGGGCTTCGAAACTGCCAGAGAACGCAACTGTGCAATCATCCTTGCTCGAAGATTTGCTATCGATTGCAAT ATCGTCCTTGCTGGTCCTGGGGATAAGACTCGCTGTTGA
- the LOC121054957 gene encoding probable carboxylesterase 18, giving the protein MTGVDRGHRSPPPLPWTVRVQLAALSAAHRSDGSVRRLLFYLGDLHAAASARPDGGGVRSADVTIDTSRGLWARVFVPSAAGEAAAALLPVVVYFHGGGFVLFSAASRPYDALCRRFCRELGAIVVSVNYRLAPEHRFPAAYDDGVAALRYLDANGLPAELGVAVDLSSCFLAGDSAGGNIAHHVAQRWASTSAASSAPPVSLRLAGVVLIQPFFGGEERTEEEVALDKASLSLSLARTDYFWREFLPDGATRDHAAARVCGDGVELADAFPPAMVAVGGLDLLGGWQARYVETLRRKGRPVRVVEYPDAIHGFHAFPELADSGKLVEEMKLFVREHSRTKRIA; this is encoded by the coding sequence ATGACCGGCGTTGACCGTGGCCAccggtcaccgccgccgctgccgtggaCGGTGCGCGTCCAGCTGGCCGCGCTCTCGGCGGCGCACCGCTCCGACGGCAGCGTGCGGCGCCTCCTCTTCTACCTCGGGgacctccacgccgccgccagcgcccgccccgacggcggcggcgtccgctCCGCCGACGTCACCATCGACACCTCCCGCGGCCTCTGGGCGCGCGTGTTCGTCCCGTCtgcggcgggggaggcggcggcggcgctgcttcCGGTCGTCGTCTACTTCCACGGCGGTGGATTCGTGCTCTTCTCCGCGGCGTCGCGCCCCTACGACGCGCTCTGCCGCCGCTTCTGCCGCGAGCTCGGAGCCATCGTGGTGTCGGTGAACTACCGGCTCGCCCCCGAGCACCGCTTCCCCGCCGCCTACGACGACGgggtcgccgccctccgctaCCTCGACGCCAACGGCCTCCCGGCCGagctcggcgtcgccgtcgacctcTCCAGCTGCTTCCTCGCCGGTGACAGCGCTGGGGGGAACATCGCGCATCACGTGGCCCAGCGATGGGCCTCCACCTCCGCAGCGTCGTCAGCCCCGCCGGTGTCGCTccggctcgccggcgtcgtgctGATACAGCCCTTCTTCGGCGGGGAGGAGCGgacagaggaggaggtggcgctgGACAAGGCGAGCCTCTCCCTGTCGCTGGCGAGGACGGATTACTTCTGGCGCGAGTTCCTGCCGGACGGCGCCACCCGGGaccacgcggcggcgcgcgtgtgcggcgacggcgtcgagctGGCGGACGCGTTCCCGCCGGCGATGGTGGCCGTCGGCGGGCTGGACCTGCTCGGGGGCTGGCAGGCGAGGTACGTGGAGACGCTGCGCCGGAAGGGGAGGCCGGTGCGGGTGGTGGAGTACCCGGACGCCATCCACGGCTTCCACGCCTTCCCGGAGCTGGCCGACTCCGGCAAGCTCGTGGAGGAGATGAAGCTGTTCGTCCGAGAGCATAGCCGCACCAAGCGTATTGCTTAG
- the LOC102710888 gene encoding probable mediator of RNA polymerase II transcription subunit 26b: MAPSSMDYWLGFFRGAGDNIFDAIDAAITVAASDHPAALRSRRDAIAERLYTAHLASRAPGAPPQLPHPEGAASVPSLCSSDRAEVITDDGGVVPRREDPVAAETERIKAVLLNDQEKSEAALLELLQRLQQLELTVDTLTVTEIGKAVSSYRKHSSKPIRHLVRLLIEGWKCIVDEWMSSRDAIVDHTPQSMHPSGLERHDRGLTSPSMDDGALFATPSTSIRLSEENQGSKFFDGTDDDGSMKSNSGKDNSRMYTRNQEPARRPLPPMTQQYDPDQSWKQEQSAMRQSRPQELSNGQTREQFIATMLARPSNPEPVPGRTQPRPKQHQDASPAQGKSLPFDKPASHHDENSVRAKLELAKNAKLELSNNAKLEVTKRKLQEGYQEFDNAKKLRTVQVVDPQNLPKQGNRNWQPNGKPRNNSNLNNNRNWSR; encoded by the exons atggcgccgtcgtcgatgGACTACTGGCTCGGCTTCTTCCGGGGCGCCGGGGACAACATCTTCGACGCCATCGACGCGGCCATCACCGTCGCGGCGTCCGACCACCCCGCCGCGCTCCGGTCGAGGCGCGACGCCATCGCCGAGCGCCTCTACACGGCGCACCTGGCCTCCCGCGcgcccggcgcgccgccgcagctccccCACCCCGAGGGCGCCGCCAGCGTCCCTAGCCTCTGTAGCTCCGACCGCGCCGAGGTCAtcaccgacgacggcggcgtcgtcccTCGCCGCGAggaccccgtcgccgccgagaccgaGCGCATCAAGGCCGTCCTCCTCAACGACCAAGAAaag TCGGAGGCGGCGTTGCTCGAGCTGCTCCAGCGACTCCAGCAGCTGGAGCTCACGGTGGACACCTTGACG GTCACTGAGATTGGCAAGGCGGTGAGCAGCTACCGGAAGCACAGCTCCAAGCCGATTCGCCACCTTGTTCGATTGCTCATCGA AGGTTGGAAGTGCATAGTTGATGAGTGGATGAGCAGCCGAGACGCCATTGTAG ATCACACCCCTCAGTCCATGCATCCGTCCGGCTTGGAGCGGCATGATCGAGGTCTCACTTCCCCTTCCATGGATGACGGCGCTCTCTTCGCAACACCGAGCACTTCCATCCGTCTGTCTGAG GAAAACCAAGGTTCCAAGTTCTTTGATGGAACGGATGATGATGGAA GCATGAAAAGCAACAGCGGGAAGGATAATAGCCGGATGTACACTAGGAATCAAGAACCAGCTAGAAGGCCGCTGCCGCCAATGACACAGCAATATGATCCAGACCAGAGCTGGAAGCAAGAACAATCTGCAATGAGGCAGTCAAGACCACAGGAACTAAGCAATGGGCAGACGAGAGAGCAATTCATCGCAACGATGCTTGCAAGGCCCTCGAATCCTGAGCCTGTTCCTGGGAGAACACAACCGAGGCCTAAGCAGCATCAAGATGCCTCACCAGCTCAAGGCAAATCGTTGCCATTTGAT AAACCGGCGAGCCATCACGATGAAAATTCAGTTCGGGCAAAACTAGAGCTCGCGAAGAATGCAAAGCTAGAGCTCTCAAATAATGCAAAGCTAGAGGTGACAAAGAGAAAACTTCAGGAAGGCTACCAAGAATTTGATAACG